DNA from Streptomyces luteogriseus:
AGATCTCCGACTGGACGACCTCGCTGTCCTGGGCCGCGTCGGCGATCAGGGTGGGCCGGTAGTAGGCGCCCTTGGCGAGCTCCCCCTCGGGCGCCTCGCCGCCGGTCACCACGCGCGCGTAGGCCCGCGCCCGGTCCACGAATCCGGCGACCCGGTCCCGCTGCGCATGGGAGATCAGCGGGCCGAGGTCGGTGCGGGCGGCGAACGGGTCGCCGAGCCGGACCGTCTCCATGAGCGCCGCGGTCCGCTCCACGAATGCGTCGTACAGCGGCCGCTGCACGTACGCGCGCGTGGCGGCCGTGCAGTCCTGCCCGGTGTTGATCAGGGAGCCGGCGACCGCGCCGTGGGCGGCGGCCTCCAGATCGGCGTCGTCGAAGACCACGAAGGGTGCCTTGCCGCCGAGCTCCAGGTGCAGGCGCTTGACGGAGGCGGTGGCGACCTCGGCGACGCGCTTGCCGACGGCGGTGGAGCCGGTGAAGGAGGTCATGGCCACGTCGGGGTGACCGACGAGGTGCTCGCCGGCCACCCTGCCGGTGCCCGTGACGATGTTGATCACACCGTCCGGGATCCCGGCGTCCGTGGCCGCCTGGGCGAAGAGCAACGAGGTCAGCGGGGTGAGCTCGGCGGGCTTCAGGACGATGGTGTTGCCCGCGGCGATCGCCGGGAGGATCTTCCAGGCGGCCATCTGGAGGGGGTAGTTCCAGGGTGCGATCGACCCGACGACCCCGATGGGCTCGCGCCGGACGTACGAGGTGTGGTCGCCGGAGTACTCGCCGGCGGACTGCCCCTGGAGATGCCGTGCGGCACCGGCGAAGAAGGCGGCGTTGTCGATGGTGCCGGGGACGTCGAACTCCCGGGTCAGCTTCAGCGGCTTGCCGCACTGGAGCGACTCGGCGCGGGCGAAGTCCTCGGCCCGGTCGGCCAGGACCGCGGCGAACCGGTGCAGGGCGTCGGACCGCTCGCCCGGGGTGGCTCCCGCCCAGCCGGGGAAGGCCGCGCGGGCGGCGGCGACGGCCCGGTCGACATCGGCCGTGCCCGCCAGTTCGTAGGTGAGGACCTCCTCGCCCGACGCCGGGTCGACGACCGCGTGGGTGCGGCCGGAGGTGCCCCTGGTCAGGCGCCCCGCGATGTACTGCGCGCCCTCCGCGAAGCGCTCCTCGGCCGGAAATCGGTCCGGGGTGGCAATGCCCGGGTTGTGCATGTCGCTCTCCTCCGTGTCCCCTGATGGGGCCGGCGTGGCTCAGGCTCGATTTGAGTGCCGATCCTGACAGAGGTATGCCACTCCAACAAGTGATTCCGTTGTTGATTTTTGGTTACGCGACGGAATCTGTCGACCAGGTGTCGAGTTCGCCGCGAAAAGGCAGGACGCTGTGTCCGTGGTGCGTGCCAAACTCGCGTGCATGGAGAGGATCACGGGGGCGGTCGGCTCGCAGGAGGCCCTGATCAGGGCGGTCGGCGAGGGGGCCAGGATCAGGTACCTGCACTTCTGGGGGCACCGGCCGCGGCCGGACGGCCGGATCGGGGCGAGCTGTCTGAGCCAGTGGTGGCCGGCGCCGTTCACGGTGGACGGCGTGGCCTACGCGACGGCCGAGCACTGGATGATGGCCGGCAAGGCCCGGCTCTTCGGGGACGCGGCGGCGGAGCGTGCCGTGCTGGCCGCCGGGCACCCCGCCGAGGCCAAGAAGGCCGGGCGGCTGGTGCGCGGGTTCGACGAGACGGTGTGGGCGCGGGAGCGGTTCCGGATCGTCGTGGAGGGCAGCGTCCACAAGTTCGGCGCGCATCCAGAGCTGCTGGGGTATCTGCTGGGCACCGGCGACCGGGTGTTGGTGGAGGCCAGCCCCGTGGACCGGGTGTGGGGCATCGGTCTGGCCGCGGACGACGAAGCGGCGGCCGATCCGCAGCGGTGGCGGGGGCCGAATCTGCTGGGCTTCGCGCTGATGGAGGCGCGGGAGCGGCTGCGGACGACAGAGATATGAGCGAGGGGCCGGTCCTCGGGACCGGCCCCTGGTGACCTCCGGGAGCTCCGTTCAGGAAGCCGCGCCGAGCCCGCCCATGATGCTGGC
Protein-coding regions in this window:
- a CDS encoding gamma-aminobutyraldehyde dehydrogenase gives rise to the protein MHNPGIATPDRFPAEERFAEGAQYIAGRLTRGTSGRTHAVVDPASGEEVLTYELAGTADVDRAVAAARAAFPGWAGATPGERSDALHRFAAVLADRAEDFARAESLQCGKPLKLTREFDVPGTIDNAAFFAGAARHLQGQSAGEYSGDHTSYVRREPIGVVGSIAPWNYPLQMAAWKILPAIAAGNTIVLKPAELTPLTSLLFAQAATDAGIPDGVINIVTGTGRVAGEHLVGHPDVAMTSFTGSTAVGKRVAEVATASVKRLHLELGGKAPFVVFDDADLEAAAHGAVAGSLINTGQDCTAATRAYVQRPLYDAFVERTAALMETVRLGDPFAARTDLGPLISHAQRDRVAGFVDRARAYARVVTGGEAPEGELAKGAYYRPTLIADAAQDSEVVQSEIFGPVLVVLPFDTDDEGLALANDTPYGLAASAWSRDVYRANRATREIKAGCVWINDHIPIISEMPHGGYKSSGYGKDMSAYSFEEYTQIKHVMFDNTAVAAKDWHRTVFGDR
- a CDS encoding NADAR family protein, whose protein sequence is MERITGAVGSQEALIRAVGEGARIRYLHFWGHRPRPDGRIGASCLSQWWPAPFTVDGVAYATAEHWMMAGKARLFGDAAAERAVLAAGHPAEAKKAGRLVRGFDETVWARERFRIVVEGSVHKFGAHPELLGYLLGTGDRVLVEASPVDRVWGIGLAADDEAAADPQRWRGPNLLGFALMEARERLRTTEI